Proteins encoded within one genomic window of Vanrija pseudolonga chromosome 3, complete sequence:
- the Zmat2 gene encoding Zinc finger matrin-type protein 2 translates to MEGKPPPPERKQWDKGEWAEKARARDVAAADHAKKAEEAAKEGRKYRPMPDGPAPTGLAQQHKDLNLSKNLGKTVLVQTSTGTQGPRGAGFYCELCNRTLKDSLSYLDHLNSRFHLAKLGQSTHVARSTVAQVRERICQLREESKTKVDAKNFDFQKRLAVVREAEQAKKDARREDRKRKREERREEAKLGRVGVQKGASGAEVAAAVGEQNSIEAMMGFGGFGGARKR, encoded by the exons ATGGAAGGCAAG ccaccaccaccggaGCGCAAGCAGTGGGACAagggcgagtgggccgagAAGGCACGCGCGCGGGATGTCGCGGCCGCAGACCACGCaaagaaggccgaggaggcggccaaggaaG GTCGCAAGTATCGCCCGATGCCGGACgggccagcgccgacagGTCTTGCACAGCAGCACAAAGATCTGAACCTGAGCAAAAACCTCGGCAAGACGGTGCTGGTGCAGACGAGTACGGGGACACAGGGGCCTAGGGGCGCTGGATTCTAC TGTGAGCTGTGTAATCGCACGCTCAAGGACTCGCTGTCCTACCTCGACCACTTGAACTCGCGGTTTC ACCTCGCAAAGCTCGGCCAGTCAACCCACGTCGCGCGCTCAACAGTCGCGCAGGTACGCGAACGCATCTGCCAGCTGCGCGAAGAGTCCAagaccaaggtcgacgcAAAGAACTTTGACTTTCAGAAACGCCTCGCGGTCGTCAGGGAGGCTgagcaggccaagaaggacgcgCGGAGAGAGGACCGCAAGCGTAAGCGCGAGGaacggcgcgaggaggccaagctcggTCGTGTGGGCGTGCAGAAGGGCGCGagtggcgccgaggtcgccgctgctgttggCGAGCAGAATAGCATCGAAGCCATGATGGGCTTTGGTGGGTTTGGAGGGGCTCGCAAGCGATAG